The Yersinia intermedia genome window below encodes:
- a CDS encoding ShlB/FhaC/HecB family hemolysin secretion/activation protein: MRYFYYPEKSRFQTKLSSNALMFILFFCSQVVAAPQVINVPNAGVISNEIRQTTPVPLRAPQEAEIKLPPLLPPASFGGSNSAGSIMLREVRFEGDTQLLRHSNGNNKALRAVITPWLGQQLTFNDLQAMTLAVTRFYRQQGFVATQAILPPQAIRDGVVIVRIIAGRLDKPEVNNQSRLNTDFVTAVIESNSCSKEVGFFGNKDCAASPAELSRLERTNLILNDIPGVDAALALKPGTQSGMTRVYADITSSQTAMGYLGVDNQGNDYSGHNRLLVGGALNNMMGWGDQLRANFILSSSADVFNGLLDYNFPINTYGTRAALNYSYLDYTLKGPFEVLDARGHSNSWGVNLRHPWIRNSAARIDVSTGYYQSKMRDSLIMLPEQKRNLDAGELGIYGTFTAVPRGLSNFNLLGTAGHLSLDDEFSQSMNSLTGIGGAFARFNYHAGHDQGFGSYFSFFNQFTGQIASKNLDSSQKLLLGGPLAVRAYGIGEGAVDKGTLFTTELRTHWQPPFPAWTGMGNQITFAAFFDQGWGSYYRQPIAGMAGNNINLSGFGAYITLSRPADYSLNLTWAHRTGQAATPQPDNDQFWLSAYKMF, from the coding sequence ATGCGATATTTTTATTATCCAGAAAAATCACGGTTTCAGACTAAATTGAGTTCCAACGCACTAATGTTTATCCTTTTTTTTTGCTCACAGGTCGTTGCTGCTCCTCAGGTCATAAATGTACCGAATGCAGGTGTAATTAGTAACGAAATACGGCAAACAACACCGGTGCCATTGCGTGCGCCACAGGAAGCTGAAATCAAGCTTCCACCTTTGCTCCCTCCTGCATCGTTCGGCGGTTCTAACTCGGCGGGAAGTATCATGTTGCGTGAGGTTAGATTCGAGGGGGATACCCAGTTATTGCGGCACAGTAACGGAAATAATAAAGCACTACGTGCCGTAATTACGCCTTGGTTGGGGCAGCAATTAACCTTTAATGATTTACAAGCCATGACATTAGCGGTAACTCGCTTTTATCGACAACAAGGATTTGTTGCCACTCAGGCAATATTGCCACCACAAGCTATCCGTGACGGTGTTGTCATCGTTCGTATTATTGCTGGCAGATTAGATAAACCGGAGGTCAATAATCAGAGTCGGTTGAATACTGATTTTGTTACTGCGGTGATTGAAAGTAATAGTTGTAGCAAAGAAGTGGGTTTTTTTGGCAATAAAGATTGTGCTGCTTCTCCGGCTGAATTATCTCGCCTTGAACGAACCAACCTTATTCTTAATGATATCCCAGGGGTTGATGCTGCTTTGGCATTAAAACCAGGAACCCAATCTGGAATGACAAGGGTCTATGCTGATATTACCTCCAGTCAAACCGCGATGGGGTACCTCGGCGTAGATAATCAGGGCAATGATTACTCTGGTCATAATCGGTTATTAGTAGGTGGCGCGCTGAATAATATGATGGGTTGGGGGGATCAGTTACGAGCTAATTTTATTTTATCCAGCTCGGCAGATGTATTCAATGGCTTGTTGGATTATAACTTCCCAATTAATACGTATGGTACCCGTGCTGCGCTAAATTATAGCTATTTGGATTATACCCTTAAGGGGCCTTTCGAGGTATTGGATGCGCGTGGTCATTCTAATAGCTGGGGGGTTAATTTACGCCATCCGTGGATCCGCAATTCGGCGGCCAGAATTGATGTGAGTACCGGGTATTATCAGAGCAAAATGCGTGACTCACTCATTATGCTACCGGAACAAAAACGCAATCTGGATGCGGGTGAATTGGGCATTTATGGCACGTTTACCGCAGTACCTCGTGGGCTAAGTAATTTTAATTTACTGGGTACCGCAGGCCATCTGTCATTAGATGATGAATTCAGTCAGAGTATGAATTCCTTGACTGGTATTGGCGGCGCTTTTGCCCGTTTTAATTATCATGCCGGTCATGATCAGGGTTTTGGCTCTTATTTTTCTTTCTTCAATCAATTTACCGGCCAAATAGCCAGTAAAAATCTTGATAGCTCACAAAAGCTGTTGTTGGGTGGGCCATTGGCGGTTAGGGCTTACGGTATTGGTGAAGGGGCGGTGGATAAAGGCACACTTTTCACCACTGAATTACGTACCCACTGGCAACCCCCATTCCCGGCTTGGACTGGTATGGGGAACCAAATCACTTTTGCTGCATTCTTTGACCAAGGGTGGGGGTCTTATTATCGCCAACCTATCGCAGGCATGGCGGGGAATAATATCAACCTGTCTGGCTTTGGTGCCTATATCACTCTCTCTCGTCCGGCAGATTATTCCTTGAATCTGACTTGGGCACATCGAACCGGCCAGGCTGCAACTCCTCAACCGGATAATGACCAATTCTGGCTTAGTGCTTACAAGATGTTTTAG